A portion of the Terriglobales bacterium genome contains these proteins:
- a CDS encoding DUF2752 domain-containing protein yields MAVLPSLADIESPRLRHAIFWTGAAFCAAGAAVVYHWNPEGAGFFPTCPLRTYTGYYCPGCGATRALHHLLHGHIGTAFGYNPLFVLSVPFLAYWMISELFLLLGGPALPRIPAPDKFMWLALVIVVTFGVARNIPYYPLTLLAPH; encoded by the coding sequence ATGGCAGTTCTTCCCAGCTTGGCCGATATTGAAAGTCCCAGACTGCGGCACGCAATATTTTGGACGGGAGCAGCTTTCTGCGCAGCAGGTGCGGCTGTGGTCTATCACTGGAACCCTGAAGGCGCCGGGTTTTTCCCCACCTGCCCTCTGCGTACTTATACCGGATACTATTGCCCCGGCTGCGGCGCGACCCGTGCACTTCACCACCTCTTGCACGGACATATAGGCACCGCATTCGGTTACAACCCCTTGTTCGTCCTCAGCGTGCCTTTCTTGGCCTACTGGATGATCTCTGAACTGTTCTTGCTTCTTGGCGGACCGGCGCTCCCCAGGATTCCAGCTCCAGATAAGTTCATGTGGCTTGCCTTGGTTATCGTCGTCACTTTTGGGGTGGCACGCAATATTCCATACTACCCGCTCACGCTGCTTGCACCGCACTAG
- a CDS encoding response regulator: MSEDKTVTTIQRKSEGKGPIRVLLLDDREENLVLRATILRKKGYEVLTASSIEAAEEQLKAIDIAVLDYHLGAGKFGTDVAEKLRQTRPEVPIIILSATLERKFGGIEDMHLLKGYSSVEDMLAALRSFEAKKRGKPVVVDARDFYYSRISMAMGDDVVVEIMDSEGNWQYVNDTCAALFEKKRQWFPGKNLFQEFPEVSAEWLENIRTVADTRETYIDRSFRGFPLLPKKNPRWVWNVILFPIKLHDNRPGVMLSARVIEKKGI; encoded by the coding sequence CGACGATCGCGAAGAAAACCTGGTTCTTCGGGCCACGATCCTGCGTAAAAAAGGTTACGAGGTGCTGACGGCCTCGTCCATTGAAGCCGCGGAAGAGCAACTCAAGGCAATTGACATTGCCGTGCTCGACTATCATCTGGGCGCGGGAAAATTTGGAACCGATGTAGCCGAAAAGTTGCGGCAGACGCGTCCCGAGGTTCCGATTATCATTCTTTCCGCCACGCTGGAGCGCAAGTTCGGCGGCATTGAAGATATGCACCTGCTCAAGGGATACAGCTCGGTGGAGGACATGCTGGCGGCGTTGCGCTCCTTCGAGGCCAAGAAGCGCGGAAAGCCAGTGGTGGTGGATGCGCGTGACTTTTACTATTCGCGCATCAGCATGGCCATGGGAGACGACGTGGTGGTCGAGATCATGGATAGCGAGGGCAACTGGCAGTACGTCAACGATACCTGTGCAGCACTGTTTGAAAAAAAACGGCAGTGGTTTCCAGGGAAAAATCTTTTCCAGGAATTTCCTGAGGTCAGCGCGGAGTGGTTGGAGAACATTCGCACTGTCGCCGATACACGCGAGACTTACATTGACCGCAGCTTCCGCGGCTTTCCTTTGTTACCCAAAAAAAATCCGCGATGGGTGTGGAACGTCATTCTTTTTCCCATCAAGTTGCATGACAACCGTCCGGGGGTCATGTTGAGTGCGCGGGTGATTGAGAAAAAGGGGATTTAA